Proteins found in one Abyssibius alkaniclasticus genomic segment:
- the xylB gene encoding xylulokinase, translating to MTEAVYLGVDLGTSGLRSLLVRENGNVIGSAEAACSARHPQFGWSEQDPAQWLAAFDAVMQKLRAAHPKELAALGGIGLSGHMHGATLLDSADTVLRPCILWNDTRASQQAAMLDAMPDMRAITGNIVFPGFTAPKLMWVEAHEPEIFAKTAKVLLPKDYLRLWLTGEHVSDMSDSAGTSWMDVGARAWSDKALELTHMRAEQMPRLVEGSAAGGMLRAELRGNWGISGPVVVAGGAGDNAAAACGAGCFAEGSGFVSLGTSGVLLAARDQFAPDAATAVHTFCHAVPARWYQMGVILAATDCLNWLARNLGRSAGDLATALPDAANGPGNVMFLPYLSGERTPHNNAQLRGALVGLDVADTPEQLTQAVMEGVCYALRDSLEALFVTGARLNQVLAVGGGTRSRFWLETLASTLGLPLSLPAGGEFGAALGAARLAIAASGAAGLDEIMQTPPIAETIDPRADLAERYAAGYARYRALYPALSDDSALRAG from the coding sequence GTGACAGAAGCAGTATATTTGGGTGTCGATCTGGGCACATCGGGCCTTCGTAGCCTGCTGGTGCGCGAAAATGGCAATGTCATCGGATCTGCCGAGGCGGCCTGTTCGGCGCGCCATCCGCAATTCGGCTGGTCGGAACAGGATCCTGCCCAATGGCTTGCGGCCTTTGATGCTGTCATGCAAAAACTGCGCGCCGCCCATCCCAAAGAGCTTGCAGCACTTGGTGGCATTGGGCTGAGCGGCCATATGCATGGGGCCACTTTGCTGGATAGCGCCGACACTGTGCTGCGCCCCTGCATCCTGTGGAATGACACCCGCGCCAGCCAGCAGGCCGCCATGCTCGATGCCATGCCCGACATGCGCGCAATTACCGGCAATATCGTCTTTCCCGGCTTTACCGCGCCAAAGCTGATGTGGGTCGAGGCCCATGAACCCGAGATTTTTGCCAAAACCGCAAAAGTGCTGCTGCCCAAAGACTATCTGCGCCTCTGGCTGACGGGTGAGCATGTCAGCGATATGTCCGATAGCGCGGGCACATCCTGGATGGATGTTGGCGCGCGCGCCTGGTCGGACAAGGCTTTGGAGCTGACCCATATGCGCGCCGAGCAGATGCCAAGGCTGGTTGAAGGCAGTGCGGCGGGTGGCATGTTGCGCGCCGAATTACGTGGTAACTGGGGAATAAGCGGCCCGGTTGTTGTGGCGGGCGGTGCGGGCGACAATGCCGCCGCCGCCTGCGGGGCGGGCTGTTTTGCCGAAGGCAGCGGCTTTGTCTCGCTTGGCACATCGGGGGTGCTGCTGGCCGCGCGCGACCAGTTTGCGCCCGATGCGGCGACGGCAGTGCATACATTCTGCCATGCCGTGCCCGCGCGATGGTATCAGATGGGGGTTATTCTGGCGGCGACCGATTGCCTGAACTGGCTGGCCCGCAATCTGGGGCGCAGCGCCGGCGATCTTGCCACCGCCCTGCCCGATGCCGCCAATGGTCCGGGAAATGTGATGTTCCTGCCCTACCTTTCGGGCGAACGCACGCCGCATAACAACGCGCAACTGCGCGGGGCTCTTGTCGGGCTGGATGTGGCCGACACGCCGGAACAGCTTACCCAGGCGGTCATGGAAGGGGTGTGCTACGCCCTTCGCGACAGTCTGGAGGCGCTTTTTGTAACCGGCGCCAGGCTCAACCAGGTGTTGGCGGTTGGCGGTGGCACGCGGTCGCGCTTCTGGCTGGAAACACTGGCCTCAACGCTTGGCCTGCCGCTTTCACTGCCTGCCGGTGGCGAATTTGGCGCCGCCCTGGGTGCGGCACGGCTGGCGATTGCGGCATCGGGCGCGGCCGGGCTGGATGAGATCATGCAAACCCCGCCCATTGCCGAAACGATCGATCCGCGCGCCGATCTGGCCGAACGCTATGCGGCCGGTTATGCGCGCTACCGTGCGCTTTATCCGGCGCTGAGCGATGATAGCGCCTTGCGCGCGGGTTAG
- a CDS encoding ROK family transcriptional regulator, giving the protein MRVKRDSGRTQVLDSIRNSGPIARIEIAEATGFSPATVTAITAEFLQAGLIVEMPLESPAPVEQKQGQARRGRPRVLLRLNGAAHVVAGLNVAHRSICVQLTDFAGSDIAEFEMPLAQPCMAADTLGHMILMAVAQSCDRAGIPIQSLSAIGVGIAGQINTETGFVHWSPSLKARNVALGPQLQAIAPCPVFIGNDANLVAKAEHLFGKAQGIDDFLVVTIEHGVGLGIVLGGRLYSGLRGCGAELGHIKVEFDGAPCQCGQRGCLEAYVGEYAILRAAQAENDAYDDVQQVFAAADAGDAAARKVLARARHMLATGIASLLNIFDPQLIILAGTRSTIAHLYDDALHKDITGMAVKVDAPLPPIEPHHWAGALWAKGAAAYAIEGVAQLTIRDLAQSPV; this is encoded by the coding sequence ATGAGAGTGAAGCGTGATAGCGGACGGACGCAAGTGCTGGACAGTATTCGCAATTCCGGACCAATCGCGCGTATTGAAATTGCCGAGGCGACGGGTTTCAGCCCGGCCACGGTTACGGCAATTACGGCCGAGTTTTTGCAAGCGGGCCTGATTGTTGAAATGCCGCTGGAAAGCCCCGCCCCGGTTGAGCAAAAGCAGGGGCAGGCCCGTCGCGGCCGGCCGCGTGTTCTGCTCAGGCTGAACGGTGCGGCGCATGTGGTGGCGGGTCTGAATGTTGCGCATCGCAGTATTTGTGTGCAACTGACCGATTTTGCCGGCAGTGACATTGCCGAATTTGAAATGCCGCTCGCCCAGCCCTGCATGGCGGCCGATACGCTGGGTCACATGATATTGATGGCCGTCGCGCAGTCCTGTGATCGCGCGGGGATTCCGATCCAGTCGCTCTCAGCAATCGGCGTCGGCATCGCCGGGCAGATCAACACCGAAACCGGCTTTGTGCATTGGTCGCCCTCGCTGAAGGCACGCAATGTTGCGCTGGGTCCGCAATTGCAGGCTATCGCACCATGCCCGGTTTTCATTGGCAATGATGCCAATCTGGTTGCCAAAGCCGAACATTTGTTCGGAAAGGCGCAAGGTATCGATGATTTTCTGGTTGTGACCATCGAACATGGCGTTGGGCTTGGCATTGTGCTGGGGGGGAGGCTTTACAGCGGTCTGCGCGGCTGCGGGGCAGAGCTTGGCCATATCAAGGTAGAGTTTGATGGCGCGCCGTGCCAATGCGGCCAGCGTGGCTGTCTGGAGGCCTATGTGGGCGAATATGCCATTCTGCGGGCGGCGCAGGCGGAAAATGATGCCTATGACGATGTGCAGCAGGTTTTTGCCGCCGCCGATGCGGGTGACGCCGCCGCGCGCAAAGTGCTTGCGCGCGCGCGGCATATGCTGGCAACGGGCATTGCCAGCCTGTTGAATATTTTTGACCCGCAGCTGATCATTCTGGCAGGCACGCGCAGCACGATTGCGCATCTTTACGATGACGCGCTGCACAAAGACATTACCGGCATGGCCGTAAAGGTCGACGCGCCCTTGCCGCCGATTGAACCGCACCATTGGGCCGGGGCGCTTTGGGCCAAGGGCGCTGCGGCCTATGCGATCGAGGGTGTTGCGCAGCTCACCATTCGTGATCTTGCGCAATCACCCGTCTGA
- a CDS encoding efflux RND transporter periplasmic adaptor subunit encodes MLRTLFSLVISAAVLAGAYVYTFGVPGSVAAYFGPQQAADSSAGAAPSGRGGGGQFGGRGGGRSTTVVLSPIEIQPYQDVLRAIGTATALRSTNVMAEVSGEVTAVNLEANQMVAAGDILIELEARNEALNLEIAEAELAYARETVARYEQLQTNGNSTVTGVALSEARLALSLAEAKAGLARVSLDNRTIRAPIAGRLGLSSMDVGDSLANGSLIVTIDNAEALIVEFELPERAIGILQPQQVVRAMTPTFVGRVFEGRVTSFDSRVDPVTRSVTVRARIENPDGLLWSGMTFSVELSQASAPLAMVASTAITWSQSGASIWIDNDGAALAVPVTILYRQDESVWLEVDLPEGTLVVTEGAQKLRDGAPITSADAPRGRNSAGDAAAPNARRDTAPRAGAPT; translated from the coding sequence GTGTTACGCACCTTATTTTCGCTCGTCATATCGGCTGCCGTATTGGCCGGTGCTTATGTCTATACATTTGGCGTTCCAGGCTCAGTTGCCGCCTATTTTGGCCCCCAGCAAGCGGCAGACAGTTCTGCCGGCGCCGCTCCATCCGGGCGCGGTGGTGGCGGGCAGTTTGGCGGGCGGGGCGGCGGGCGCAGCACCACTGTTGTACTGTCGCCGATTGAAATCCAGCCCTATCAGGATGTGTTGCGCGCGATTGGCACGGCAACCGCGCTGCGCAGCACCAATGTCATGGCCGAAGTTTCGGGCGAGGTGACGGCCGTCAATCTTGAAGCAAACCAGATGGTCGCCGCGGGCGATATTCTGATCGAGCTTGAGGCCCGGAACGAAGCCCTGAATCTGGAAATTGCCGAGGCCGAACTGGCCTATGCGCGTGAAACCGTGGCGCGCTACGAGCAATTGCAAACCAATGGCAACTCTACCGTCACCGGGGTTGCCCTTTCCGAAGCGCGGCTTGCGCTGAGTCTGGCCGAGGCCAAGGCCGGTCTGGCGCGGGTTTCGCTTGATAATCGCACGATTCGTGCGCCAATCGCCGGCCGGCTGGGGCTGAGCAGCATGGATGTTGGCGACAGCCTGGCCAATGGCAGCCTGATTGTGACCATCGACAATGCCGAAGCGCTGATTGTCGAATTTGAACTGCCCGAGCGTGCCATCGGTATTTTGCAGCCCCAACAGGTTGTGCGCGCCATGACACCCACCTTTGTGGGGCGGGTATTTGAAGGCCGCGTCACCTCGTTTGACAGCCGGGTAGACCCTGTGACCCGCAGCGTGACCGTGCGCGCCCGCATTGAAAACCCCGACGGGCTGCTTTGGTCGGGCATGACATTTTCTGTTGAACTCAGTCAGGCCAGCGCGCCATTGGCGATGGTTGCCTCAACCGCGATCACCTGGTCGCAAAGCGGTGCCAGCATCTGGATCGACAATGACGGCGCCGCTTTGGCCGTGCCGGTTACGATATTGTATCGGCAGGATGAAAGCGTTTGGCTGGAGGTTGACCTGCCCGAAGGCACATTGGTTGTAACCGAAGGCGCACAAAAGCTGCGCGATGGCGCTCCCATCACCTCTGCCGATGCACCGCGCGGGCGCAACAGCGCCGGCGATGCAGCCGCACCGAACGCCCGCCGGGACACGGCGCCGCGCGCGGGGGCACCGACATGA
- a CDS encoding efflux RND transporter permease subunit: protein MNTPEKSGFASLFIARPIFGIVINLLILIAGIAALLTVDVREMPDVDQPVLSVRTTYEGAVPAVVDREVTQVLEDALSGLDGLSYIESSSSSGSSRITLDLSSGTDIDVAANEAREIVSETMRQLPDGIDTPAVRKSDSNGDAIIRLAVMGDVPLATLTDIAETTIYNRLALVDGIAEVTIRGDQAYEFRVTLDMPSLLSRGLTMTDVANALSALRVDTPLGTLETSSQTMALSVGNADVTVDMVGQMPINATTRVADVAFVQYTTQARNSTARVNGQVAISVEITRQSVGNTLTISKDVRAAVEELRPQMPEGVDLLITSDDGVFIEGSINEVIKSIGLATLIVVVVIFAFLRSLRATIIPAVTIPIALLGTIAAISLAGFSVNTISLLALVLATGMVVDDAIVVIENIVRKRKQGMGAFAAAAAGTNEVFFAVISTTATLAAVFIPISYLPGQAGGVFSEFGLVLAFAVTLSSVTALTLAPVLAAFLDPGKTYTPETPREPMRIRAFNAVMDHAIRTPLLVISVAIGFVIISAGAAGTLSSTVTPEEDRGFFLVFARGASDSTVDYLETQIVQIEDLLTPYRESGEVSAVQSIIFGSSALAIVRLDDWANRSRSQQEIIAELSASLGSVAGVQVSARSSNSLNIRGGGQGLGFAVSGTNLADMTAAAETLVAAMAEDPTFLNPQMSSVSVEPQLQVQFDDDLVGYFGLDEAEISRTISNMIQGVTAIDVFVDDAAVGVNIVPGGPPIDDESDLESIFIRLPGGAYIPLSAAATLKTVVTEAGLVRQGGALAVSAQANFGEGVDLGTAMERLSALAAETLPSGMSIIFTGEAAALAASESAMYTVFGVAFLIVLLVLAAQFESFASAIVIMMTVPFGLAAALLAIKLTGGSLNYYSQIGLVMLIGVMAKNGILIVEFANQLREAGQDIDTAIRNALRLRIRPVLMTMISTVFGGLPLILTSGPGAEARIAVGWVIVGGLGFATVFTLFLTPVFYRWVAVWGAAPGSSATRLQRERAEHAPNEPAL from the coding sequence ATGAACACGCCCGAAAAATCGGGCTTTGCCAGCCTGTTCATTGCCCGCCCGATATTTGGCATCGTCATCAACCTGCTCATCCTCATCGCAGGTATCGCCGCGCTGCTGACGGTTGATGTGCGCGAAATGCCCGATGTTGACCAGCCGGTGCTTTCGGTGCGCACAACCTATGAAGGCGCTGTGCCCGCCGTGGTTGATCGCGAGGTCACGCAGGTGCTGGAAGATGCGCTAAGCGGGCTTGACGGGCTGTCCTATATCGAATCCAGCTCCTCCAGCGGGTCCAGCCGCATCACGCTCGACCTGTCGTCAGGCACCGATATCGACGTGGCCGCCAACGAGGCGCGCGAGATCGTTTCCGAAACCATGCGCCAGCTGCCCGACGGCATCGACACGCCCGCCGTGCGCAAAAGCGATTCCAACGGCGATGCCATTATCCGCCTTGCAGTTATGGGCGATGTGCCGCTGGCCACGCTTACCGATATTGCCGAAACCACAATCTATAACCGGCTCGCACTTGTCGATGGCATTGCCGAGGTGACCATTCGCGGCGATCAGGCTTACGAGTTTCGCGTCACACTTGATATGCCTTCGCTGCTTAGCCGCGGGCTGACCATGACCGATGTTGCCAATGCGCTTTCGGCGCTGCGCGTCGACACGCCGCTTGGCACATTGGAAACCAGTTCGCAAACGATGGCGCTGAGCGTTGGCAATGCCGATGTCACGGTTGACATGGTCGGCCAGATGCCGATCAACGCCACAACGCGCGTGGCCGATGTGGCTTTCGTGCAATACACCACACAGGCGCGCAATTCGACAGCGCGGGTCAACGGGCAGGTGGCGATCAGCGTTGAAATTACCCGCCAGTCGGTGGGCAATACCCTGACCATATCCAAGGATGTGCGCGCCGCGGTTGAAGAACTGCGCCCGCAAATGCCCGAAGGGGTTGATCTGCTGATCACGTCTGATGATGGCGTGTTCATCGAAGGGTCTATCAACGAGGTGATCAAATCCATCGGCCTTGCCACGCTTATCGTTGTGGTGGTGATCTTCGCCTTTTTGCGCTCGCTGCGCGCCACGATCATTCCGGCCGTCACCATCCCGATTGCGCTGCTTGGCACGATTGCCGCCATTTCGCTGGCCGGGTTTTCTGTCAACACGATCAGCCTGCTGGCGCTGGTGCTGGCGACAGGCATGGTGGTTGATGATGCGATTGTGGTCATTGAGAATATCGTGCGCAAGCGCAAACAGGGCATGGGGGCATTTGCCGCCGCCGCCGCGGGCACCAACGAGGTGTTCTTTGCGGTCATCTCAACCACGGCGACACTGGCGGCAGTGTTCATCCCCATTTCCTACCTGCCGGGCCAGGCGGGGGGCGTGTTCAGCGAATTCGGCCTTGTGCTGGCCTTTGCGGTTACGCTTTCATCGGTCACTGCGCTGACACTGGCGCCCGTGCTTGCCGCCTTTCTGGACCCCGGCAAAACCTACACGCCCGAAACCCCGCGCGAACCCATGCGCATTCGTGCGTTCAACGCAGTCATGGACCACGCCATTCGCACACCGCTTTTGGTGATCTCGGTCGCCATTGGCTTTGTCATCATTTCGGCGGGCGCGGCGGGCACGCTTTCATCAACCGTTACACCCGAAGAGGACCGCGGCTTTTTCCTTGTCTTTGCGCGCGGCGCATCGGATTCCACCGTCGACTATCTGGAAACCCAGATCGTGCAAATCGAAGACCTGCTCACCCCCTACCGCGAAAGCGGCGAGGTGAGCGCCGTGCAAAGCATCATATTTGGCAGCAGCGCGCTTGCCATTGTGCGGCTGGATGACTGGGCCAATCGCAGCCGCAGCCAGCAGGAAATCATTGCCGAGCTGAGCGCGTCGCTTGGCTCTGTCGCCGGGGTTCAGGTTTCCGCGCGTTCGTCCAACAGCCTCAACATCCGTGGCGGCGGGCAAGGGCTGGGCTTTGCTGTAAGCGGCACCAATCTTGCCGATATGACCGCCGCCGCCGAAACCCTGGTTGCCGCAATGGCCGAGGATCCGACATTCCTGAACCCGCAAATGTCGAGCGTATCTGTCGAGCCGCAGTTGCAGGTGCAATTCGACGATGATCTGGTTGGCTATTTCGGGCTGGACGAGGCCGAAATTTCGCGCACGATCAGCAATATGATTCAGGGTGTGACGGCTATTGATGTCTTCGTTGACGATGCCGCGGTTGGCGTGAATATCGTGCCCGGCGGTCCGCCCATCGACGATGAATCCGACCTTGAATCCATCTTCATCCGCCTGCCCGGCGGCGCCTATATCCCGCTTTCGGCGGCCGCAACGCTGAAAACCGTGGTGACAGAAGCGGGCCTGGTGCGCCAGGGCGGCGCGCTTGCGGTCTCGGCCCAGGCCAATTTTGGCGAAGGCGTCGATCTGGGCACGGCGATGGAGCGGCTGAGCGCGCTTGCCGCCGAGACACTTCCAAGCGGCATGAGCATCATTTTCACCGGCGAGGCCGCAGCACTCGCGGCGTCTGAAAGCGCCATGTATACGGTGTTCGGCGTGGCCTTCCTGATTGTGCTGCTTGTGCTTGCCGCGCAGTTTGAAAGCTTCGCCAGCGCGATTGTGATCATGATGACCGTGCCCTTCGGGCTGGCCGCCGCATTGCTGGCCATCAAGCTTACCGGCGGTTCGCTCAACTATTACAGCCAGATCGGGCTGGTAATGCTGATCGGGGTCATGGCCAAGAACGGCATTCTGATTGTCGAATTCGCCAACCAGCTGCGCGAGGCGGGCCAGGATATCGACACCGCCATCCGCAACGCCTTGCGCCTGCGCATCCGCCCGGTTCTGATGACGATGATCTCGACCGTGTTTGGCGGCCTGCCACTCATCCTGACCTCGGGGCCGGGGGCCGAGGCGCGGATTGCGGTGGGTTGGGTCATTGTGGGCGGGCTTGGCTTTGCCACCGTGTTCACCCTGTTTCTGACGCCGGTATTTTACCGCTGGGTGGCAGTATGGGGTGCAGCGCCCGGCAGTTCTGCCACGCGCTTGCAGCGCGAACGGGCCGAACATGCGCCAAACGAGCCCGCGCTATAG
- a CDS encoding SLC13 family permease — protein MPSDQTLIIGIFAILFALLVWGRLRYDLVAFGALVLAAMLGLVPAGEVFSGFGHSAVAIIALVLIVSRGLVGSGAIEKLAARLLDAERPLPLHIAIMAVVGAGLSAIINNVAALALLMPLDLDTASKAKRAVSLSLMPLSFATILGGMITLIGTPPNIVIAAYRQDVFGAPFGMFDFTPVGLTVALAGIAYVALLGWRLLPKRDGAFGSKAETAEGRYISELRVSEKSIEGTPSVADLYPLADEHDVHILGLVRSGKRLPGFAAKQEIRAGDFLVVEGEPKAIEAFMGKGALEFSGAEKSEGRLTSGGLTLSEAIVPEGARIVGRTARSLQLLYRHSVTLLGVSRNGKRFSDRVRLLTIRPGDVLLLLGDARRNAAAAAYLGVLPLEGRETQVVQRSKAGLSIAIFLAAIGVAVLGWATLPVALSAAVIGLIAIGLVSGNEVYNSIEWKVIVLLASLIPLAEAFERSGGAELIASQILLLTQGFPAWVSLLALMVVTMTLSDFLNNVATTLIAAPIAVGMAAATATNPDAWLMSVAVAASCAFLTPIGHKNNTIILGPGGYRFGDYWRMGLLLEVLVIVVALPMILLVWPL, from the coding sequence ATGCCATCTGACCAGACGCTGATTATCGGAATTTTTGCAATATTGTTTGCGCTGCTGGTCTGGGGCCGGTTGCGCTATGACCTTGTGGCCTTTGGCGCGCTGGTGCTGGCGGCCATGCTTGGGCTTGTGCCGGCAGGCGAGGTGTTTTCAGGCTTTGGGCATTCGGCGGTGGCAATCATTGCGCTGGTGTTGATCGTATCGCGCGGGCTTGTGGGCTCTGGCGCGATTGAAAAGCTGGCTGCGCGGCTGCTGGATGCCGAGCGCCCCCTGCCGCTGCATATTGCCATAATGGCGGTGGTCGGGGCCGGGCTTTCGGCGATTATCAACAATGTTGCGGCACTTGCCTTGCTGATGCCGCTGGACCTTGATACCGCGTCCAAAGCCAAGCGCGCGGTCAGCCTGTCGCTGATGCCGCTGTCTTTCGCCACCATTCTTGGGGGCATGATCACGCTGATCGGCACGCCACCGAATATCGTTATCGCCGCCTATCGCCAGGATGTGTTTGGCGCACCCTTTGGCATGTTCGACTTTACGCCGGTCGGCCTGACCGTGGCGCTGGCGGGCATTGCCTATGTTGCGCTGCTTGGCTGGCGCTTGCTGCCCAAACGCGACGGGGCGTTCGGCTCGAAGGCCGAAACAGCTGAAGGCCGCTATATCTCTGAATTGCGCGTCAGCGAAAAATCGATCGAAGGCACGCCCAGCGTGGCAGACCTGTATCCGCTGGCAGACGAGCATGATGTGCATATTCTCGGGCTGGTGCGCAGCGGCAAGCGCCTGCCGGGTTTCGCTGCAAAGCAGGAAATTCGCGCCGGCGATTTTCTGGTGGTTGAAGGCGAGCCAAAGGCGATTGAAGCCTTCATGGGCAAGGGCGCGCTGGAATTTTCGGGTGCGGAAAAATCGGAAGGACGCCTGACATCGGGCGGGCTGACACTGAGCGAAGCGATCGTGCCGGAAGGGGCGCGCATTGTCGGGCGCACGGCGCGCAGCCTTCAGCTTTTATACCGGCATTCGGTTACGCTGCTGGGCGTGTCGCGCAACGGCAAGCGGTTTTCCGACCGGGTGCGCCTGCTCACCATCCGGCCCGGCGATGTGCTTTTGCTGCTGGGCGATGCGCGGCGCAATGCGGCGGCGGCCGCCTATCTGGGCGTATTGCCGCTGGAGGGGCGCGAAACGCAGGTTGTGCAACGTTCCAAGGCGGGGCTGTCGATTGCCATTTTCCTGGCGGCGATTGGGGTGGCGGTGCTGGGCTGGGCCACGCTTCCTGTGGCCCTTTCTGCTGCTGTTATCGGGCTGATCGCCATCGGGCTTGTGTCTGGCAACGAGGTTTACAATTCGATCGAATGGAAGGTGATCGTGCTGCTGGCCAGCCTGATCCCGCTGGCCGAAGCGTTCGAGCGTTCGGGCGGGGCGGAGTTGATCGCCTCGCAAATCCTGCTGCTCACACAGGGGTTTCCGGCCTGGGTATCGCTGCTGGCGCTTATGGTTGTCACCATGACCCTTTCGGATTTTCTGAACAATGTCGCCACAACGCTGATCGCCGCGCCCATTGCCGTGGGCATGGCGGCAGCGACGGCGACCAACCCGGATGCCTGGCTGATGAGCGTGGCCGTGGCCGCATCCTGTGCCTTTCTTACCCCGATCGGGCACAAGAACAACACCATCATCCTTGGCCCCGGCGGTTATCGGTTTGGCGATTACTGGCGCATGGGGCTGCTGCTGGAAGTGCTGGTGATTGTCGTGGCCCTGCCGATGATCTTGCTGGTCTGGCCGCTATAG
- a CDS encoding cold-shock protein — MATGTVKWFNTTKGFGFIAPDGGSKDVFVHISAVEQAGLSGLKDDQKVTFDIEAGRDGRESATNIVLA; from the coding sequence ATGGCTACTGGCACCGTCAAATGGTTTAACACAACTAAAGGCTTCGGCTTCATCGCGCCCGATGGCGGCAGCAAAGATGTATTCGTGCATATTTCTGCTGTTGAGCAGGCTGGTCTTTCGGGTCTGAAAGATGACCAGAAAGTCACCTTCGACATCGAAGCCGGCCGCGATGGCCGCGAAAGCGCGACGAACATCGTTCTGGCCTAA
- a CDS encoding sensor histidine kinase: MRASLGLRLFLTAAATTILALAATALVLNVLFRDYFEARVHDELDNYLLLLTGNIALDDEGALEIAPMFDQRFEQALSGYYWQIELEDAPPLLSPSFWAAPLELARPAQRGTIFYQDVMTGTGEPVSVASWIIELGEAEESRDILISVAMERKDIDVSVAGFASNTAIWLAILGLFLLAASAFTVRVGLKPLDRVRNELRRINAAQNRRLSNDYPSEVLPLVKEVNELLDQNDATLARVRVSAGNLAHGLKTPLTVLRGVLRKLELSGQAQMAAELGAEIDAMQHIVERELARSRDSHQKRSHTAVAPVAERLCAALRQQPAARHLQWTIDVPSTLAAPFDAYDLTELLGNLLDNAMKWTRTSVTILGGETGKTAFLSVVDDGPGIAEDKVEAALARGERLDAQNSGSGLGLHIVREMADSHGCTITLGASKAGGLEVRLTWALG; the protein is encoded by the coding sequence ATGAGGGCATCGCTTGGCCTGCGCCTGTTCCTGACGGCTGCGGCCACAACCATCCTTGCGCTGGCGGCAACCGCGCTTGTGCTGAATGTGCTGTTTCGCGACTATTTCGAAGCGCGGGTGCATGACGAGCTTGATAACTATCTGCTTTTGCTGACCGGCAATATCGCACTGGATGACGAGGGGGCGCTGGAAATCGCCCCGATGTTCGACCAGCGGTTTGAACAGGCGCTTTCGGGCTATTACTGGCAGATCGAGCTTGAGGATGCGCCGCCCCTGCTGTCGCCCTCGTTCTGGGCTGCACCGCTTGAGCTTGCGCGCCCGGCGCAGCGCGGCACGATCTTCTATCAGGATGTGATGACCGGAACCGGCGAGCCGGTTTCGGTGGCAAGCTGGATCATCGAACTCGGCGAGGCGGAAGAAAGCCGCGACATCCTCATTTCGGTTGCCATGGAACGCAAGGATATTGATGTTTCAGTGGCCGGGTTTGCCAGCAATACAGCAATCTGGCTTGCGATTCTGGGCCTGTTCCTGCTTGCGGCCAGCGCATTCACGGTGCGTGTCGGGCTCAAACCGCTGGACCGTGTGCGCAACGAGCTGCGGCGCATCAATGCGGCGCAGAACCGCCGCCTTTCAAACGACTATCCGAGCGAGGTTTTGCCCTTGGTCAAAGAGGTGAACGAGCTTCTGGACCAGAATGATGCGACCTTGGCGCGGGTGCGGGTAAGCGCGGGCAACCTTGCACATGGGTTGAAAACGCCGCTGACCGTGCTGCGCGGTGTGCTGCGGAAACTGGAACTTTCGGGCCAGGCGCAAATGGCGGCAGAGCTTGGCGCCGAAATCGACGCGATGCAGCATATTGTCGAACGCGAGCTGGCCCGAAGCCGCGACAGCCACCAAAAGCGCAGCCATACCGCTGTTGCACCCGTTGCCGAGCGGCTTTGTGCTGCACTGCGCCAGCAGCCCGCGGCCCGGCATTTGCAATGGACTATTGATGTGCCATCCACCCTTGCCGCCCCGTTTGATGCCTATGACTTGACCGAGCTGTTGGGCAACCTGCTGGATAATGCCATGAAATGGACCCGGACCAGCGTAACCATTCTGGGGGGTGAAACCGGTAAGACCGCATTTTTGAGTGTTGTCGATGATGGCCCCGGCATAGCTGAAGACAAGGTCGAGGCGGCGCTGGCGCGCGGCGAACGGCTCGACGCGCAAAACTCCGGGTCGGGTTTGGGGCTGCATATCGTGCGCGAAATGGCAGATTCCCACGGCTGCACGATCACGCTTGGCGCAAGCAAGGCGGGCGGGCTGGAGGTGCGGCTGACCTGGGCCTTGGGCTGA